A part of Candidatus Electrothrix aestuarii genomic DNA contains:
- a CDS encoding ankyrin repeat domain-containing protein translates to MKNISTIWIFFFALVALFYLNSFSFGRELLQLDKKYEDILNINGISISPSYISDCNMAIFSAEMSDFHPLYSSLLEEYSDEEKIFHILTTLPGLKLFSQYKVESKKDFCFLFIPKGNAIVTKHVIKIPFYEINKIKSRDFSKKDIQLVKDLKGRPYDIPPYPLINLFKRATINKINFPDDEKEKGRLKKNVKATKRYHKFLENFQFPSGTVNEASVEDVYAKYLTMSKEIYNCILDQDIKCVKGYYKMGFDINSHPLNYEPILTSSVRSNNLNIVEFLLKNGADPNIRNYKELTPLMIAVVKQYFDIIKLLIKYGADPNIKTSDGVRALDLANLCKSKEITSYLASLTTAPPSLTKNADNPQYVLIEVESICGLFGCSEKNLTISGGPGDFESSYNGASRGAIHRGYSGLAGTYHWSIQIDDKMCFGTVDVSGKKRNLIIRLYKNCSDAGIAEF, encoded by the coding sequence ATGAAGAATATCAGTACAATTTGGATATTTTTTTTTGCGCTAGTTGCACTTTTCTATCTTAACAGCTTTTCTTTTGGAAGGGAGTTGCTTCAACTAGATAAAAAATATGAAGATATTTTAAACATAAACGGCATATCTATCTCTCCTAGCTATATTAGCGATTGCAATATGGCTATTTTTTCGGCTGAAATGTCTGATTTTCACCCTTTATACTCTTCTTTACTAGAAGAGTATAGTGATGAGGAGAAAATCTTTCACATTTTAACAACGTTACCTGGATTAAAATTATTCTCTCAATATAAAGTTGAGAGTAAAAAAGACTTTTGTTTTTTGTTTATCCCTAAAGGGAATGCTATTGTGACGAAACATGTAATTAAAATACCTTTTTATGAAATAAATAAAATAAAATCCAGAGATTTTTCAAAAAAAGATATTCAGCTAGTCAAAGATCTAAAAGGTCGTCCTTATGATATTCCACCATACCCTCTAATTAATCTATTTAAGCGTGCAACAATCAATAAGATTAATTTTCCAGACGATGAAAAAGAAAAAGGAAGGCTTAAAAAAAATGTTAAGGCTACAAAAAGATATCATAAGTTTTTAGAAAATTTTCAATTTCCATCAGGTACAGTTAATGAGGCATCTGTCGAAGATGTGTATGCTAAATATTTAACTATGAGTAAAGAAATTTATAACTGCATATTAGACCAAGATATTAAGTGTGTAAAAGGATATTACAAGATGGGTTTTGACATTAATAGTCACCCTCTCAATTATGAGCCTATCTTGACTTCTTCTGTACGTTCAAACAATCTAAATATTGTTGAATTTTTGTTGAAAAATGGAGCTGACCCTAATATTAGAAATTACAAGGAGCTAACACCATTGATGATTGCTGTTGTGAAACAATATTTTGATATTATAAAATTACTAATAAAATATGGTGCCGATCCTAACATTAAAACAAGCGATGGTGTACGAGCACTTGACTTAGCCAACCTATGTAAATCTAAAGAAATAACTAGCTATCTGGCTTCATTGACAACAGCGCCCCCCTCTTTGACAAAAAATGCTGATAATCCCCAATATGTGTTAATTGAAGTTGAGTCTATATGTGGACTATTCGGATGCTCTGAAAAAAACCTTACAATTTCAGGTGGTCCAGGAGATTTTGAATCTAGTTATAATGGCGCATCACGCGGTGCTATTCATCGGGGATATAGTGGGCTGGCAGGTACATATCATTGGAGTATACAGATAGATGACAAAATGTGTTTTGGAACAGTTGATGTTTCTGGAAAGAAAAGAAATTTAATTATAAGGTTATATAAGAACTGTTCTGATGCAGGGATAGCTGAATTTTAA
- a CDS encoding trypsin has translation MTSTARKSSRLWVIFGALFLGFFLYIIYAANHGTLPFFIRRLYMFPGGDKLGHFVLLAIASFLANQLLYPRHFLVFGKAFFVGSLTVLVAITVEEISQVFIASRTFDLIDLSCSYLGIVAGDVGVRGLKRKREYL, from the coding sequence ATGACCAGTACAGCAAGAAAATCAAGCAGGCTTTGGGTGATATTCGGCGCCCTCTTTCTCGGATTCTTTCTCTACATCATCTATGCAGCCAACCACGGGACTTTACCTTTCTTTATTCGTCGGTTATACATGTTTCCTGGTGGCGATAAACTGGGGCATTTCGTTTTATTGGCGATTGCCTCCTTCCTTGCCAATCAGTTGTTGTATCCCAGGCATTTTCTTGTTTTCGGGAAAGCATTCTTTGTCGGCAGCCTGACCGTGTTGGTGGCGATTACGGTGGAAGAGATCAGTCAGGTCTTCATCGCAAGCCGCACTTTTGATTTGATTGATCTTTCTTGTAGTTATCTTGGGATTGTTGCGGGGGATGTTGGGGTGAGGGGGTTAAAAAGGAAGCGAGAGTACCTCTGA